A genomic segment from Prosthecodimorpha staleyi encodes:
- the pyrF gene encoding orotidine-5'-phosphate decarboxylase encodes MPFQPNHPRERLILALDVPTVEEAEAVVAATRGAVGVYKIGHQLVFSGGLALAERLIRSGEKVFLDLKLLDIDNTVAHGVQAVAALGPAFLTLHAYPKAMRAAVAAKAASGGSLSLLAVTVLTSMDDADLTEAGYAGAVRGLVAIRAAQARAAGIDGLVCSPEEVAPIRAIVGPDMMLVTPGVRPAGSAAGDQKRVMTPGDAIRAGADLLVVGRPILAAADRRAAAEAIVAEIGSATRGQ; translated from the coding sequence ATGCCTTTCCAGCCGAACCATCCGCGCGAACGCCTGATCCTCGCCCTCGACGTGCCGACCGTCGAGGAGGCCGAGGCGGTCGTGGCGGCCACGCGCGGGGCGGTCGGCGTCTACAAGATCGGCCACCAGCTGGTCTTCTCCGGCGGCCTCGCCCTGGCCGAGCGGCTGATCCGGTCGGGCGAGAAGGTGTTCCTCGACCTGAAGCTGCTCGACATCGACAACACGGTTGCCCACGGCGTCCAGGCCGTGGCGGCGCTCGGTCCGGCTTTCCTGACGCTGCACGCCTATCCGAAGGCGATGCGGGCGGCCGTGGCCGCCAAGGCGGCGTCCGGCGGTTCGCTGTCGCTGCTCGCCGTGACCGTGCTGACCTCGATGGACGATGCCGACCTGACCGAGGCCGGCTATGCCGGCGCGGTGCGCGGGCTGGTCGCCATCCGCGCCGCCCAGGCGCGCGCCGCCGGGATCGACGGCCTGGTCTGCTCGCCCGAGGAGGTGGCGCCGATCCGCGCCATCGTCGGGCCGGACATGATGCTGGTCACGCCGGGCGTGCGCCCGGCCGGATCCGCGGCCGGCGACCAGAAGCGCGTCATGACGCCCGGCGATGCGATCCGGGCCGGCGCCGACCTGCTCGTGGTCGGCCGCCCGATCCTCGCCGCCGCCGACCGCAGGGCGGCCGCGGAAGCCATCGTGGCCGAGATCGGAAGCGCCACGCGCGGACAGTGA
- a CDS encoding DUF1330 domain-containing protein: MAKAYWIARVDVTDPERYKAYVAANGPAFAKYNGRFLVRGGPFDNPIGSARDRNVVIEFDSLDEARACYASPEYAAAIAARGDGAVIDLIIIGGYDGPQPGA, translated from the coding sequence ATGGCCAAGGCATACTGGATCGCCCGCGTCGACGTGACCGACCCGGAGCGCTACAAGGCCTATGTGGCAGCGAACGGTCCGGCTTTCGCCAAATATAACGGCCGCTTCCTGGTGCGTGGCGGTCCGTTCGACAATCCGATCGGCTCGGCGCGCGATCGCAACGTGGTGATCGAGTTCGACAGCCTGGACGAGGCGCGTGCCTGCTACGCCTCGCCCGAATATGCCGCCGCCATCGCAGCGCGCGGCGACGGCGCGGTGATCGATCTGATCATCATCGGCGGCTATGACGGGCCGCAGCCGGGCGCCTGA
- a CDS encoding ABC transporter permease — translation MTTEAALPTRPAPHGARGGGRAAADILFGGQTGPVLVIVGVILAIWYAACLPMNSGLPSMPAEGDLAARYQAAWSLERPVLPSPHQIVMELRVSTCGRLPSDQPFWSAFFSCEIRWTPRNLLFHAWTTLSSTLVGFLMGGLLGVVLAVLIVHIKTLEKSLLPWIIASQTVPILAVAPIVIVVLGSLGITGLIPKSIISAYLCFFPVTIGMVKGLTSPHPIDLDLMRTYDASAWATFWKLRWPAALPFLFASLKVAIAISLVGAIVGELPTGAQAGLGARLLTGSYYGQTVQIWAALIAAAALAALAVAAVGLAERITVAALGGRR, via the coding sequence ATGACGACTGAGGCCGCCCTGCCGACACGACCGGCACCGCACGGCGCCCGCGGCGGCGGGCGGGCGGCGGCCGACATCCTGTTCGGCGGCCAGACCGGGCCGGTCCTGGTCATCGTCGGCGTGATCCTGGCGATCTGGTACGCGGCCTGCCTGCCGATGAATTCAGGCCTGCCGTCGATGCCGGCGGAGGGTGATCTCGCCGCCCGCTATCAGGCGGCCTGGTCACTGGAGCGTCCGGTGCTGCCCTCGCCGCATCAGATCGTGATGGAACTGCGCGTCTCGACCTGCGGCCGCCTGCCGTCGGACCAGCCGTTCTGGTCGGCCTTCTTCAGCTGCGAAATCCGCTGGACGCCGCGCAATCTCCTGTTCCACGCCTGGACCACGCTCTCCTCGACGCTCGTCGGCTTCCTGATGGGCGGCCTGCTCGGCGTCGTGCTGGCGGTGCTGATCGTCCACATCAAGACGCTCGAGAAGAGCCTGCTGCCCTGGATCATCGCCTCGCAGACGGTGCCGATCCTGGCGGTGGCGCCGATCGTGATCGTGGTGCTCGGCTCGCTCGGCATCACCGGGCTCATACCGAAATCGATCATCTCGGCCTATCTGTGCTTCTTCCCCGTCACGATCGGCATGGTCAAGGGCCTCACCTCGCCGCATCCGATCGATCTCGACCTGATGCGCACCTACGACGCCTCGGCCTGGGCGACCTTCTGGAAGCTGCGCTGGCCGGCCGCCCTGCCCTTCCTGTTCGCCAGCCTGAAGGTCGCCATCGCGATCAGCTTGGTTGGCGCGATCGTCGGCGAGTTGCCGACCGGCGCGCAGGCCGGGCTCGGCGCGCGGCTTCTGACCGGCTCCTATTACGGCCAGACCGTGCAGATCTGGGCCGCCCTGATCGCCGCCGCCGCGCTCGCCGCCCTGGCGGTTGCCGCCGTCGGGCTCGCCGAGCGGATCACCGTCGCGGCACTGGGAGGCCGCCGATGA
- a CDS encoding cation acetate symporter, protein MSRYAQSLAGAAALLLAAGAAHAAGPDVGQVQQQATNWTAIGMFLAFVVLTLGITKWAAGQSRSAAQFYTAGGGITGFQNGLAIAGDYMSAASFLGISGLVYTSGYDGLIYSIGFLVGWPIIMFLLAEPLRNLGKFTFADVASFRLGQTQIRTLSACGSLVVVAFYLIAQMVGAGKLIQLLFGLPYAYAVVAVGLLMIVYVTFGGMVATTWVQIIKAVLLLAGASFMAYMVLATYGFSPEAIFAKAIEIKKTDAIMAPGGMVKDPIEAVSLGIGLMFGTAGLPHILMRFFTVSDAKAARKSVFYATGFIGYFYILTFIIGFGAIVLVATNPQFLDAKGALLGGSNMAAIHLANAVGGNLFLGFISAVAFATILAVVSGLALAGASAISHDLYASVIAKGRVSEDKEIRVSKIATVFLGLLAIVLGIAFENMNIAFMVGLAFAVAASCNFPVLLMSMFWKGTTTKGALVGGFVGLIASVGMVVAGPAVWEGVLLNPKGSAPMPYNNPALFSMTLAFAVIWIVSLLDRTRAAAAERDSFEAQFVRSQTGIGASGASAH, encoded by the coding sequence ATGAGCCGCTACGCCCAATCTCTCGCAGGCGCCGCGGCGCTTCTCCTCGCCGCAGGCGCAGCCCATGCGGCCGGTCCGGATGTCGGTCAGGTCCAGCAGCAGGCGACCAACTGGACCGCCATCGGCATGTTCCTGGCATTCGTGGTGCTGACCCTCGGCATCACCAAATGGGCGGCCGGGCAGAGCCGGTCGGCGGCGCAGTTCTATACCGCCGGCGGCGGCATCACGGGCTTCCAGAACGGCCTGGCGATCGCCGGCGACTACATGTCGGCCGCCTCGTTCCTCGGCATTTCGGGCCTCGTCTATACGTCCGGCTATGACGGCCTGATCTATTCGATCGGCTTCCTGGTCGGCTGGCCGATCATCATGTTCCTGCTCGCCGAACCGCTGCGCAATCTCGGCAAGTTCACCTTCGCCGACGTGGCTTCGTTCCGCCTCGGCCAGACCCAGATCCGCACGCTGTCGGCCTGCGGCTCCCTGGTCGTGGTCGCCTTCTACCTGATCGCCCAGATGGTCGGTGCCGGCAAGCTGATCCAGCTCCTGTTCGGCCTGCCCTATGCCTATGCGGTGGTGGCGGTCGGCCTGCTGATGATCGTCTACGTGACCTTCGGCGGCATGGTGGCGACCACCTGGGTGCAGATCATCAAGGCGGTCCTGCTGCTCGCCGGTGCCTCCTTCATGGCCTATATGGTGCTCGCCACCTACGGCTTCTCGCCCGAGGCGATCTTCGCCAAGGCCATCGAGATCAAGAAGACCGACGCGATCATGGCCCCCGGCGGCATGGTCAAGGACCCGATCGAAGCCGTCTCGCTCGGCATCGGCCTGATGTTCGGCACGGCCGGCCTGCCCCATATCCTGATGCGGTTCTTCACCGTCTCGGACGCCAAGGCGGCCCGCAAGTCCGTCTTCTACGCGACCGGCTTCATCGGCTACTTCTACATCCTGACCTTCATCATCGGCTTCGGCGCGATCGTGCTGGTCGCCACCAACCCGCAGTTCCTCGACGCCAAGGGCGCCCTGCTCGGCGGCAGCAACATGGCGGCGATCCATCTCGCCAATGCGGTCGGCGGCAATCTGTTCCTCGGCTTCATCTCGGCGGTCGCCTTCGCCACCATCCTGGCGGTGGTGTCGGGTCTCGCGCTCGCCGGTGCCTCGGCGATCAGCCACGATCTCTACGCCTCGGTGATCGCCAAGGGCCGGGTCTCGGAAGACAAGGAAATCCGCGTCTCCAAGATCGCGACCGTGTTCCTCGGCCTCCTGGCCATCGTGCTCGGCATCGCCTTCGAGAACATGAACATCGCCTTCATGGTCGGCCTGGCCTTCGCGGTCGCGGCCTCGTGCAACTTCCCGGTCCTGTTGATGAGCATGTTCTGGAAGGGCACCACCACCAAGGGTGCGCTGGTCGGCGGCTTCGTCGGCCTGATCGCCTCGGTCGGCATGGTCGTGGCCGGTCCGGCGGTGTGGGAAGGCGTGCTCCTGAACCCCAAGGGTTCGGCGCCGATGCCCTACAACAACCCGGCCCTGTTCTCCATGACGCTCGCCTTCGCGGTCATCTGGATCGTGTCCCTGCTCGACCGGACGCGTGCGGCGGCCGCCGAGCGCGACTCCTTCGAGGCCCAGTTCGTCCGCTCGCAGACCGGCATCGGGGCCTCCGGCGCCAGCGCCCACTGA
- a CDS encoding 3'-5' exonuclease codes for MALLGAVTKLVDQQRLWDKRWLWMFEPDATGEVVSVDCETTGFDTRRDDVVSIAAVRIRGNRILTSEAFRAVIRPEAAMTAEAMKVHRILGSDVVDARVIREVLPEFLEFVGTRPLVGYWIDYDATMLNRYTIEYYGLRLPNRRIEVSKLYYDRKYGKAPQGSEIDLRFATILADLGLPDRVQHDAFEDALAAAEMYVVLKDMIDRGVRLGRDRPRTGGPVGV; via the coding sequence ATGGCGCTCCTCGGCGCGGTGACCAAGCTGGTCGACCAGCAGCGACTGTGGGACAAGCGCTGGCTGTGGATGTTCGAGCCGGACGCGACCGGCGAGGTGGTCTCGGTCGACTGCGAGACGACCGGCTTCGACACGCGCCGGGACGATGTCGTGTCGATCGCCGCGGTGCGCATCCGCGGCAACCGCATCCTGACCTCGGAGGCCTTCCGGGCCGTGATCCGGCCCGAGGCGGCGATGACGGCGGAAGCCATGAAGGTGCACCGGATTCTGGGCTCCGACGTGGTCGACGCCCGCGTCATCCGCGAGGTGCTGCCGGAGTTCCTGGAGTTCGTCGGCACGCGCCCCCTGGTCGGCTACTGGATCGACTACGACGCGACCATGCTGAACCGCTACACGATCGAATATTACGGCCTGCGGCTGCCGAACCGGCGGATCGAGGTCTCGAAGCTCTATTACGACCGCAAATACGGCAAGGCGCCGCAGGGCTCCGAGATCGACCTGCGCTTCGCCACCATCCTGGCCGATCTCGGCCTGCCGGACCGCGTCCAGCACGACGCCTTCGAGGACGCGCTCGCGGCGGCCGAAATGTATGTCGTGCTGAAGGACATGATCGATCGCGGCGTCCGGCTCGGCCGCGATCGGCCCCGCACGGGAGGCCCGGTCGGGGTGTGA
- a CDS encoding Crp/Fnr family transcriptional regulator — MPTAFDALNPPFDRLGHDEVERLRRQLDIGYFPPGAVIVEAGRQSDALHVVIKGAVEERDAAGDVTAVLGPKDSFDARAVVHGAADSRFVAAAETLAYLIPRETVLDLVRRNRGFAAFFYSEISRKLDAMARGGMAGGVESVMRARIRDARPRAAAFIPASASAEGGRHKMR; from the coding sequence ATGCCGACGGCTTTCGACGCCCTCAACCCGCCCTTCGACCGGCTCGGCCATGACGAGGTCGAGCGGCTGCGGCGGCAGCTCGATATCGGCTACTTCCCGCCCGGCGCCGTCATCGTCGAGGCCGGCCGGCAGTCCGACGCCCTGCATGTCGTGATCAAGGGCGCCGTCGAGGAGCGCGATGCCGCCGGCGATGTGACCGCCGTGCTCGGTCCGAAGGACAGTTTCGATGCGCGCGCGGTCGTCCACGGCGCCGCCGATTCCCGCTTCGTCGCGGCTGCCGAGACGCTGGCCTATCTGATCCCGCGCGAGACGGTGCTCGATCTGGTCCGGCGCAATCGCGGCTTCGCGGCCTTCTTCTATTCCGAGATCTCCCGCAAGCTCGACGCCATGGCGCGCGGCGGCATGGCCGGCGGGGTCGAAAGCGTGATGCGCGCCCGCATCCGCGACGCCCGGCCGCGTGCGGCCGCCTTCATCCCGGCTTCCGCCTCGGCTGAGGGGGGCCGGCACAAGATGCG
- a CDS encoding DUF485 domain-containing protein, with the protein MQSDLVERVRSNPKFQELVTKRTSFGWTLTFVMLAIYYGFIMVVAYKKEWLAIKLGSGVMTLGIPVGVAVILSAFILTGIYVARANRDYDALIAAIKEDASK; encoded by the coding sequence GTGCAAAGCGATCTGGTCGAGCGGGTGCGATCAAACCCGAAATTCCAGGAACTGGTCACCAAGCGCACCAGCTTCGGCTGGACGCTGACATTCGTGATGCTGGCCATCTACTACGGCTTCATCATGGTGGTCGCCTACAAGAAGGAATGGCTGGCGATCAAGCTCGGCTCGGGCGTGATGACGCTCGGCATCCCGGTCGGCGTCGCCGTGATCCTGTCGGCCTTCATCCTGACCGGCATCTATGTGGCGCGGGCCAACCGCGACTACGACGCCCTGATCGCCGCCATCAAGGAGGACGCGTCCAAATGA
- a CDS encoding ABC transporter substrate-binding protein yields MNRTLLAVGIAAFGLTAATAAGAQEKVTLQLKWVTQAQFAGYYVAKDKGFYKEAGLDVTVKPGGPDIAPPQVLAGGGADVIVEWMPAALAAREKGVPLVNIAQPFKRSGMMLTCRKDSGIKSSADFKGKTLGVWFFGNEYPFMAWMSRLGIKTDGSAGGVKVIKQGFNVDPILQKQAECISTMTYNEYWQVIDAGIKADDLVTFKYADQGVATMEDGLYASEEKLKDPKFVERMGKFVKASMKGWDWARANPTEAAKIVLDNDTTGAQTEKHQVRMMGEINKLTDGSTGKLAEADYAQTVKTLLTAGGEAPVITKEPKGAWTAAVTDAAGIK; encoded by the coding sequence ATGAACAGGACGTTGCTTGCGGTCGGAATCGCCGCCTTCGGGCTCACCGCCGCCACCGCGGCCGGCGCGCAGGAGAAGGTCACGCTGCAGCTGAAATGGGTCACCCAGGCCCAGTTCGCCGGCTACTACGTCGCCAAGGACAAGGGCTTCTACAAGGAGGCCGGCCTCGACGTGACCGTCAAGCCGGGCGGCCCGGACATCGCCCCGCCGCAGGTTCTGGCCGGCGGCGGCGCCGACGTGATCGTGGAATGGATGCCGGCCGCGCTCGCCGCGCGCGAGAAGGGCGTGCCGCTGGTCAACATCGCCCAGCCGTTCAAGCGCTCCGGCATGATGCTGACCTGCCGCAAGGATTCCGGCATCAAGTCGTCGGCCGACTTCAAGGGCAAGACGCTCGGCGTCTGGTTCTTCGGCAACGAATATCCGTTCATGGCCTGGATGTCCCGCCTCGGCATCAAGACCGACGGCTCGGCCGGCGGCGTCAAGGTGATCAAGCAGGGCTTCAACGTCGATCCGATCCTGCAGAAGCAGGCGGAATGCATCTCGACCATGACCTACAACGAATACTGGCAGGTCATCGACGCCGGCATCAAGGCGGACGATCTCGTCACCTTCAAATATGCCGACCAGGGCGTCGCCACCATGGAGGACGGCCTCTATGCGTCGGAGGAGAAGCTGAAGGACCCGAAATTCGTCGAGCGCATGGGCAAGTTCGTCAAGGCCTCGATGAAGGGCTGGGACTGGGCGCGCGCCAACCCGACCGAAGCCGCCAAGATCGTGCTCGACAACGATACGACCGGCGCCCAGACCGAGAAGCATCAGGTCCGCATGATGGGCGAGATCAACAAGCTGACCGATGGTTCGACCGGCAAGCTCGCCGAGGCCGACTACGCCCAGACGGTCAAGACCCTGCTGACCGCCGGCGGCGAGGCCCCGGTCATCACCAAGGAGCCGAAGGGCGCCTGGACCGCCGCCGTCACCGACGCGGCGGGGATCAAGTAG
- a CDS encoding ABC transporter permease produces MSAPAQTRNRTDGIPAALVGLVAVAAGCLWALDAVHRPDLAGQAPAWFWGAIVAIWLAAWWATDRLARAVPPAPAARRMLDLLVPILFGAFLLFLWEIVTVGAGVPLVLMPPPSAIGARLVQSLPILAEDFVQTVLRAVIPGWALGSGLGIAIAVLCDRLPFLRRGLMPIGNFVSALPMIGIAPIMVMWFGFDWQSKVAVVVVMTFFPALVNTVAGLSASGALERDLMRSYAADWATTLLKLRLPAAMPFVFNALKINSTLALIGAIVAEFFGTPILGMGFRISTEVGRMSLDMVWAEIAVAAVTGSVFYGLLALAERRITFWHPSYRRR; encoded by the coding sequence ATGAGCGCCCCCGCGCAGACCCGCAACCGGACGGACGGCATTCCGGCCGCGTTGGTCGGGCTGGTGGCGGTCGCCGCCGGCTGCCTGTGGGCGCTCGACGCCGTGCACAGGCCCGACTTGGCCGGCCAGGCGCCGGCCTGGTTCTGGGGCGCGATCGTCGCGATCTGGCTCGCCGCCTGGTGGGCGACCGACCGGCTGGCGCGGGCCGTCCCGCCGGCACCGGCGGCACGGCGCATGCTGGATCTTCTCGTCCCGATCCTGTTCGGCGCCTTCCTGCTCTTTCTCTGGGAGATCGTCACGGTCGGCGCCGGCGTGCCGCTGGTGCTGATGCCGCCGCCCTCCGCGATCGGCGCCCGGCTCGTCCAGTCGCTGCCGATCCTCGCGGAGGATTTCGTGCAGACCGTGCTGCGCGCCGTGATCCCCGGCTGGGCGCTCGGCTCCGGGCTCGGCATCGCCATCGCGGTCCTCTGCGACCGCCTGCCGTTCCTGCGCCGCGGCCTGATGCCGATCGGCAATTTCGTCTCGGCCCTGCCGATGATCGGCATCGCCCCGATCATGGTCATGTGGTTCGGCTTCGACTGGCAGTCTAAGGTCGCCGTCGTCGTCGTGATGACCTTCTTCCCGGCGCTGGTCAACACGGTGGCGGGCCTGTCGGCCTCCGGCGCCCTGGAACGCGACCTGATGCGCTCCTATGCGGCCGACTGGGCGACGACGCTCCTGAAGCTGCGCCTGCCCGCCGCCATGCCGTTCGTCTTCAATGCGCTGAAGATCAACTCGACGCTGGCGCTGATCGGGGCCATCGTGGCCGAGTTCTTCGGCACGCCGATCCTCGGCATGGGGTTCCGCATCTCGACCGAGGTCGGGCGCATGAGCCTCGACATGGTCTGGGCCGAGATCGCCGTCGCGGCGGTGACCGGTTCGGTCTTCTACGGCCTTCTGGCGCTCGCCGAGCGCCGTATAACCTTTTGGCATCCGTCCTACCGCCGTCGCTGA
- a CDS encoding nitroreductase family protein, whose translation MTEADFQPLAFDVLPEAEMRARADAFLALMRRRRSLRAFSDRPVPRGLIETAIATAGTAPSGANQQPWTFVAIGDRRVKRRIREAAEAEERAFYGGRAGDAWLDALAPLGTDADKSFLETAPWLIAIFGQRWGTAPDGAKVKHYYVPESVGIATGFLIAALHGAGLATLTHTPSPMGFLNEILGRPDAEKPYILLVVGYPAEGATVPRITKKPIGEIAVFIEED comes from the coding sequence ATGACCGAAGCCGATTTTCAGCCGCTTGCCTTCGATGTCCTGCCTGAGGCGGAGATGCGGGCGCGGGCCGACGCCTTTCTGGCGCTGATGCGCCGGCGGCGGTCGCTGCGCGCCTTCTCGGACCGTCCGGTGCCGCGCGGCCTGATCGAGACCGCGATCGCGACGGCCGGCACCGCACCCTCCGGGGCCAACCAGCAGCCCTGGACCTTCGTGGCCATCGGCGACCGGCGCGTGAAGCGGCGCATCCGGGAGGCGGCCGAGGCGGAGGAACGCGCCTTCTACGGCGGCCGCGCCGGGGATGCCTGGCTCGATGCGCTCGCCCCGCTCGGCACCGATGCCGACAAGTCGTTTCTGGAAACCGCCCCCTGGCTGATCGCGATCTTCGGCCAGCGCTGGGGCACGGCGCCGGACGGCGCCAAGGTGAAGCACTATTACGTGCCCGAATCGGTCGGCATCGCGACCGGTTTCCTGATCGCCGCGCTGCACGGCGCCGGCCTCGCGACCCTGACCCACACGCCCTCGCCGATGGGCTTCTTGAACGAGATCCTGGGTCGCCCGGACGCGGAAAAGCCCTATATCCTGCTGGTCGTCGGCTATCCGGCGGAAGGCGCCACGGTGCCGCGCATCACCAAGAAGCCGATCGGCGAGATCGCCGTGTTCATCGAGGAGGATTGA
- a CDS encoding putative nucleotidyltransferase substrate binding domain-containing protein, which produces MNALFVQDGDRLGIVTGMNLSKAVVLARKPLETPIGDVTHYDMVAVDEDDFVFEALMKMTKSNKRRLAVTRAGAVTGVLEDIDILGLFAGNSQLIPGRIDRAHGLDDLAIAAGDIQDQVGRLQAQGVRVEDIAEITSDLNRRLLARLFHMLAPPSIRQAGTLIVMGSEGRGEQTVRTDQDNGLILSAPVPEADLDRFRTEFSGALAQFGFPPCPGNVMVSNPVWSATEEAFARQIRRWVLEPDDEAPMHLGIFFDAVAVAGDPAPLDRVKTGFIEMMRGESAYLAHFAKAIDQFPGPGGVIGTLMATVGREEVIDLKKSGTFPIVHGIRSLAIEHGLVEAGTVERIGRLAETGLLSAAFARELVGAFRFFSELRLRAQLRAVRVGEPHQERLVRPSELSSTDRDLLRDALRVVKQFRDIVRSHFKLGLF; this is translated from the coding sequence GTGAACGCCCTCTTCGTCCAGGACGGCGACCGCCTCGGCATCGTCACCGGCATGAACCTCTCCAAGGCGGTGGTGCTGGCGCGCAAGCCGCTGGAGACGCCGATCGGGGACGTGACCCACTACGACATGGTCGCGGTCGACGAGGACGATTTCGTCTTCGAAGCGCTGATGAAGATGACCAAAAGCAACAAGCGGCGGCTGGCGGTGACGCGCGCCGGCGCCGTCACGGGCGTACTCGAGGATATCGACATTCTCGGCCTGTTCGCCGGCAATTCGCAGCTGATCCCCGGCCGCATCGACCGCGCCCACGGGCTCGACGACCTGGCCATCGCGGCCGGCGACATCCAGGATCAGGTCGGCCGCCTGCAGGCCCAGGGCGTGCGCGTCGAGGACATCGCCGAGATCACCTCCGACCTCAACCGACGCCTGCTCGCCCGCCTGTTCCACATGCTCGCCCCACCGTCCATCCGGCAGGCCGGCACGCTGATCGTAATGGGCTCGGAGGGGCGCGGCGAGCAGACCGTGCGCACCGACCAGGACAACGGGCTGATCCTGTCCGCGCCCGTCCCCGAGGCCGATCTCGACCGGTTCCGCACCGAATTCTCCGGCGCGCTGGCCCAGTTCGGCTTCCCGCCCTGTCCCGGCAACGTGATGGTCTCCAACCCGGTCTGGTCGGCGACCGAGGAGGCCTTCGCCCGCCAGATCCGGCGCTGGGTGCTGGAGCCCGACGACGAGGCGCCGATGCATCTCGGCATCTTCTTCGATGCCGTCGCGGTGGCGGGCGATCCGGCCCCGCTCGATCGCGTCAAGACCGGCTTCATCGAGATGATGCGCGGCGAGAGCGCCTATCTGGCGCATTTCGCCAAGGCGATCGACCAGTTTCCCGGCCCCGGCGGCGTCATCGGCACCTTGATGGCGACGGTCGGCCGCGAGGAGGTGATCGACCTGAAGAAGTCCGGCACCTTCCCGATCGTGCACGGCATCCGCAGCCTGGCCATCGAGCACGGTCTCGTCGAGGCCGGCACGGTCGAGCGCATCGGGCGGCTGGCGGAGACGGGATTGCTCTCGGCCGCCTTCGCGCGCGAACTGGTCGGCGCCTTCCGCTTCTTCAGCGAATTGCGCCTGCGCGCCCAATTGCGCGCCGTCCGGGTCGGCGAACCGCACCAGGAGCGGCTGGTCCGGCCGTCGGAACTCTCCAGCACCGACCGCGACCTGCTGCGCGACGCGCTGCGCGTGGTCAAGCAGTTCCGCGACATCGTGCGCAGCCATTTCAAGCTGGGGCTGTTCTGA
- a CDS encoding ABC transporter ATP-binding protein, giving the protein MVEAARAKTVPAPAGNGATGTVTDRAKAAAPVVTARGLSLTFQTNDGPVYALKDVELDIAAGEFVSLIGPSGCGKTTLLRVIADLEQATAGTITVNGLDPDAARRRRQYGYVFQAPGLFPWRTVEKNVMLPLEIFGLPAAERRARAAKNLELVNLKGFEKKYPWQLSGGMQQRASIARALSFDPALLLMDEPFGALDEIVRDKLNGQLLALWAATGKTVVFVTHSIPEAVFLSTKIVVMSPRPGRIIDVIDCDFPRDRTLDIRETPEFLAVAHRVREGLRAGHSYDD; this is encoded by the coding sequence ATGGTCGAGGCTGCACGCGCAAAAACGGTTCCGGCCCCGGCCGGCAACGGCGCGACCGGGACTGTCACAGATCGCGCCAAGGCCGCCGCACCGGTGGTGACGGCGCGCGGCCTGTCGCTGACCTTTCAGACCAATGACGGCCCGGTCTATGCCCTGAAGGATGTCGAGCTCGACATCGCGGCCGGCGAGTTCGTCTCCCTGATCGGCCCGTCGGGTTGCGGCAAGACCACGCTCCTGCGGGTGATCGCCGATCTCGAACAGGCGACCGCCGGCACGATCACGGTCAACGGGCTCGATCCCGACGCGGCCCGGCGCCGGCGGCAGTATGGCTACGTGTTCCAGGCGCCGGGCCTGTTTCCGTGGCGCACGGTCGAGAAGAACGTGATGCTGCCGCTCGAGATCTTCGGCCTGCCGGCCGCCGAACGGCGCGCCCGGGCGGCGAAGAATCTCGAACTCGTCAACCTGAAGGGCTTCGAGAAGAAGTATCCCTGGCAGCTGTCCGGCGGCATGCAGCAGCGTGCCTCGATCGCCCGCGCGCTGTCCTTCGACCCGGCGCTCCTCCTGATGGACGAGCCCTTCGGCGCGCTCGACGAGATCGTCCGCGACAAGCTCAACGGCCAGCTCCTGGCACTGTGGGCGGCGACCGGCAAGACCGTGGTGTTCGTCACCCATTCGATTCCCGAGGCGGTGTTCCTGTCGACCAAGATCGTGGTCATGAGCCCGCGGCCCGGCCGGATCATCGACGTGATCGACTGCGACTTCCCGCGCGACCGCACGCTCGACATCCGCGAGACGCCGGAATTCCTGGCCGTGGCGCACCGGGTGCGCGAGGGACTGAGAGCCGGTCACTCCTATGACGACTGA